TTAATGATAACAGCTGCTCTTATAGCAGAGGAAAAAGATAAACAAACTTTAAGAGTTTTGATACTCTCAAATGTAAAACCGCTACAGTATTTACTTGGGGTGGGAAGTTTTGTATTTGTACTTAATATAGTTACTTCGTGTTTATTCTTACCTCTTTTAAATTTACAGCTTGTATATATACCTCAGTTCTTACTTGTAGTAATGCTTGGTATATTATGTTCAACTATACTTGGAGCTATTATCGGTGTTATAGTTAAATCCGGTTCTAATGTAGCTGCTGCAAGTACACCTATAACTATTTTATTTGCACTTGTTCCTCTTATTGCTTCAGGTACTGGAAGTGGATTTTTATCTACAATAGCAATGGGATTATACAGCGGTCAGTTGATGACCATTATATTTGATATAGCAAATAACTTTACATTCCTAAGGATTTCCATTATGATGGTCAATTTGGTAGTTCTGGCAACTGTATTCGTATTTGTTTACAATCAAAAAAAATTATCGGATTAATAATATATAGTATTTTTTAGACAGGTTAATACCTGTCTTTTTTATTTTATAAGAATCATTAAGATAGAAATAATAATATTATTATTCAATAAATAATGATATATTTAAATTATATTTTGCAACTAAATATAACATAAATGTAAATATTAGTTGGTTTTAAATTTTCTATATTAAATTTATACTTTTGAATTAAGGAGAAGAGTTATGATTTACAAAAATTTAAAAGACTTAAGAAAAAATAACGGTTTAACTCAAGAACAGTTATCGGAGAAAATCGGTGTCAGCAGACAAGCTATAGGCAAGTGGGAGAAAGGAGAAAGTATACCCGATTTATATAGTATACTGGAGCTTTCTAATGTTTACTCTATAACAATCGATACATTGGTAAGGTATTTACTTGATGATGTTGATGATAAATCCGATGATGATGAAGGAAAATATTTATTTGGTACTGTAAAAGTAGGAGACAGAGGACAAATAGTTATACCTAAAGAAGCAAGAAATATTTTTAATATCAACCCCGGTGATTATCTTATATTTTTAGGTGATATAAATAAAGGATTGGCTCTTGCCAAGACAGAAATATTTAAACCTATAACAGATGAAATATTAAAAGATTAATAAGAAAAGGACATAAAAAATGAAAGTATTGAATATAGAAAATTTAAATAAAAAGTATGAAAAGTTTGAGCTTAAAAATATATCATTTTCTCTTGATGAAGGAAAAATAATAGGATTTATAGGAAGGAACGGAGCCGGAAAAACGACTACAATAAAATCCATAATGAATTTTATTAAAATAGATAACGGAAATGTAACTTTTTTTGAAAAGTATAATAGAGACAATATAAATAAAATAAAAAAATATATAGGTTTTGTAAGCGGAGGAATAGATTATTATTCTTTAGAACCTATCAAAGTTATAACTTCCGTTACGAAACGATTTTATAGTAACTGGGACGATAAATCATATATGTATTATATAAAAAAGTTTGGTATTGATGAAAATAAGAAACCAAGTGAATTATCCGAAGGAATGAAAGTTAAATATTCTCTTATACTTGCTCTTTCTCACAATGCAAAATTATTGATACTTGATGAACCTACAAGCGGTTTGGATCCTGTATCCAGAGAAGAACTTTTGGATATATTTTTAGATTTGGCAGAAAAAGAAAAAGTGACTATATTTTTTTCAACTCATATAACATCGGATTTGGAAAGATGTGCGGATAATATCATATATATAAAAAACGGAAATATCATATTAAACAAAACCTATGATGATTTGATAAATGAATTTAAATGTATAAGGATAAAAAAGGATTATTATACCAAGGAGGATAATAAAAATCTTATTGGTATAAAGAGAACGAAATACGGATATGAAGGAATAATAAGATGCAGCGATGATGTAAAAGATTATTATGAGGTAATGAATACTGATTTAGAAAGTATAATGATACACTTAGAAAGGGACGAAAATGATGAAAAATATATTATATAAAGAATTTAAACTTGCAATTCATCCCAGTACATATATATTTTTATTACTGTCATCAATGGTACTGATACCAAATTATCCATATATGGTCATATTTTTTTATAGTATTCTTGGAGTATTCTTTATATCTTTAAACGGAAGAGAAACTAAAGATATATATTATTCAATGCTTCTTCCTATAGATAGAAGTGAACTTGTAAAATCAAGGATATTATTTGTTTCTTTAATAGAAACAGCTCAGATATTATTACTTGTTCCTTTTATAATAATAAAAAATATATTTATATACTCACCTAATTTGGCAGGACTTGATGCAAATATTTCTTTATTGGCAATGGGATTTTTAATATATAGTATATACAATTATGTATTTTTTACAAATTATTATAAAAATGTAAATAAAGTAGGTTATTCATTTTTTATAGCTTCGATATTTTCTACTATACTTATGATAATAATTGAATCATCTACACATATCGTTCCCTTTGTAATGAATTATATAGATACTCCCGATAGTATATTCTTATTTGGGAAATTAATATTATTATTTATTAGTATAATGATATTTTGTGTATCTAATATCTTTACATATAGAAAATCCGTAAAAGAATTTAAAAAAGTAGATTTATAAAACTTAACACCTTATTTTAATAAGGTGTTTTTTTATTTAATAAAATTGAAAGAATAATACTCATATGCTAAACTTTATATTAAATTACTGATAAAGAGGTCAATTATGAGCGAAAAAACTAATGTGATGAGGATATTGGATAAAAAGAAAATTAAATATAAAAGTTATTCATATAAAAAGAAAGGTGCTATAAGCGGGACAGAAGTAGCTAAGTATTTAAATCAAAATGAAAATCAGGTTTTTAAGACTCTTGTTACCATAGGTAAATCAAAAGAAAATTATGTATTTGTCATTCCTGTAAATAAGGAACTTGATCTAAAGAAGGCAGCAAAATGTGTTGGAGAAAAGTCTATTAGTATGATAAAAGAAAAAGAGCTTTTACCGCTTACCGGTTATGTTCATGGAGGATGTTCCCCTATAGGTATGAAAAAGTTTTTTACTACGGTTATAAATAAAACCGCAGAAGATTTTGATACTTTTATATTTTCAGCCGGTAAAGTCGGATATCAAGTCGAAGTTAATTTAGATGACTTGAAGAAAGTTATAGAATTTAAACTTGAAGATATAGTATAGATTAAAGATATTGACAAAATTTTCATCAGATGTTATAGTGTATATACACGAAAGGTTAAAAAATGGATAATTTGAAGAAACATAGCTGTTATTGTATTAATTTTAGAAGAGCGGCAAATTCAATTACAAAGTATTATGATAATTATTTAAAAAAAGCGGGTCTTACCATAAATCAGTTTTCTTTACTTAAAAATATACTCAAGATAGAACCTGCTTCGGTAAGTGAGATTGCCGTAAAAGTAGGTTT
The DNA window shown above is from Anaerofustis stercorihominis DSM 17244 and carries:
- a CDS encoding ABC transporter permease; translated protein: MSTSLRKIKAIFVKEIKDALRSNRIVFLFLLFPVFGYLITAMMKGDAGTNPLIFLTMHISMIPLMITAALIAEEKDKQTLRVLILSNVKPLQYLLGVGSFVFVLNIVTSCLFLPLLNLQLVYIPQFLLVVMLGILCSTILGAIIGVIVKSGSNVAAASTPITILFALVPLIASGTGSGFLSTIAMGLYSGQLMTIIFDIANNFTFLRISIMMVNLVVLATVFVFVYNQKKLSD
- a CDS encoding helix-turn-helix transcriptional regulator, with translation MIYKNLKDLRKNNGLTQEQLSEKIGVSRQAIGKWEKGESIPDLYSILELSNVYSITIDTLVRYLLDDVDDKSDDDEGKYLFGTVKVGDRGQIVIPKEARNIFNINPGDYLIFLGDINKGLALAKTEIFKPITDEILKD
- a CDS encoding ABC transporter ATP-binding protein, whose protein sequence is MKVLNIENLNKKYEKFELKNISFSLDEGKIIGFIGRNGAGKTTTIKSIMNFIKIDNGNVTFFEKYNRDNINKIKKYIGFVSGGIDYYSLEPIKVITSVTKRFYSNWDDKSYMYYIKKFGIDENKKPSELSEGMKVKYSLILALSHNAKLLILDEPTSGLDPVSREELLDIFLDLAEKEKVTIFFSTHITSDLERCADNIIYIKNGNIILNKTYDDLINEFKCIRIKKDYYTKEDNKNLIGIKRTKYGYEGIIRCSDDVKDYYEVMNTDLESIMIHLERDENDEKYII
- a CDS encoding ABC-2 transporter permease, with translation MKNILYKEFKLAIHPSTYIFLLLSSMVLIPNYPYMVIFFYSILGVFFISLNGRETKDIYYSMLLPIDRSELVKSRILFVSLIETAQILLLVPFIIIKNIFIYSPNLAGLDANISLLAMGFLIYSIYNYVFFTNYYKNVNKVGYSFFIASIFSTILMIIIESSTHIVPFVMNYIDTPDSIFLFGKLILLFISIMIFCVSNIFTYRKSVKEFKKVDL
- the ybaK gene encoding Cys-tRNA(Pro) deacylase; the encoded protein is MSEKTNVMRILDKKKIKYKSYSYKKKGAISGTEVAKYLNQNENQVFKTLVTIGKSKENYVFVIPVNKELDLKKAAKCVGEKSISMIKEKELLPLTGYVHGGCSPIGMKKFFTTVINKTAEDFDTFIFSAGKVGYQVEVNLDDLKKVIEFKLEDIV